In Brevibacillus brevis NBRC 100599, a single genomic region encodes these proteins:
- the rsmH gene encoding 16S rRNA (cytosine(1402)-N(4))-methyltransferase RsmH: protein MTTLSFHHVTVLMDEAVQGLNIRPGGIYVDCTLGGAGHSSLIASKLTEGGRLIAIDQDDWALDNARERLASYMDRVTLVKSNFRHIKDIVKDLGLSGVDGVLFDLGVSSPQLDEGERGFSYNADAPLDMRMDQQAPLSAYDIINEWDEEEIAKIIWLYGEEKFSRRIARQIVQQRKKQPIQTTGELVELIKEGIPAAARRTGPHPAKRTFQAIRIAVNDELDAFKEAVVDAIEVLNPEGRVSVITFHSLEDRICKQIYQDFSKGCTCPPAFPICTCGNKAVVKVITRKPILPSEEELEANKRARSAKLRVAEKL from the coding sequence GTGACGACATTGTCGTTTCATCACGTAACCGTTTTGATGGATGAGGCTGTCCAAGGGCTAAACATTCGTCCTGGGGGCATTTATGTAGACTGTACACTCGGCGGAGCTGGGCATAGCAGTTTGATTGCTTCCAAGCTGACGGAGGGCGGTCGTCTTATCGCCATCGATCAGGACGACTGGGCACTGGATAATGCCCGCGAAAGACTCGCTTCCTATATGGACAGAGTCACGCTGGTAAAGAGCAACTTCCGCCATATCAAAGACATTGTGAAAGATTTAGGCTTGTCTGGTGTAGACGGGGTGTTATTTGACCTCGGGGTATCCTCTCCACAATTGGACGAGGGAGAGCGCGGCTTCAGCTACAACGCCGATGCGCCCTTGGATATGAGAATGGATCAGCAAGCACCATTGTCCGCCTATGACATTATCAATGAGTGGGATGAAGAAGAGATTGCCAAGATCATTTGGCTGTACGGAGAAGAGAAATTTTCCCGCCGAATTGCCCGGCAAATCGTTCAACAACGGAAGAAGCAGCCGATTCAAACAACAGGTGAACTCGTTGAGTTGATTAAGGAAGGAATTCCTGCCGCTGCGCGCCGTACCGGACCCCATCCGGCGAAGCGTACCTTTCAGGCAATTCGGATCGCTGTCAATGATGAATTGGATGCATTCAAAGAGGCCGTCGTCGATGCAATTGAGGTTTTGAATCCAGAAGGTCGCGTAAGTGTCATTACGTTTCATTCCTTAGAGGACAGAATCTGCAAGCAAATTTATCAAGACTTTTCAAAAGGGTGCACGTGCCCGCCAGCCTTTCCGATTTGTACATGCGGAAATAAAGCAGTAGTAAAAGTCATTACAAGAAAGCCGATTTTGCCATCAGAAGAAGAATTAGAAGCAAACAAACGTGCACGATCAGCTAAACTACGGGTAGCGGAGAAGCTGTAG
- a CDS encoding adenosylhomocysteinase produces MNTVSESIVKDMALAHNGHLKIDWVKEHMPVLNRIRERFEKEQPFAGLKVAISLHLEAKTAYLAKVVQAGGAEVTITGSNPLSTQDDICAALVEDGIRVFAKYNPDPAEYKEHLIKTLETRPDLIIDDGGDLITILHSERRDLLSQVRGGAEETTTGILRLKALEKEGKLEFPMVAVNDAFCKYLFDNRYGTGQSVWDGINRTTNLVVAGKTVVVAGYGWCGKGVAMRAKGLGAKVIVTEIDPIKAVEAYMDGFEVMPMLEAAKHGDYFVTVTGNRDIISKEHFAVMKDGAILSNAGHFDVEVNKVDLNAMSTSSRIVRKDIEEFVLTDGRKVYLLAEGRLVNLAAGDGHPAEIMDMTFALQAVSLAYVNEQYKNIGKKVLNVPFELDQMVAQYKLEALNIGIDKLTDAQKSYLESWVE; encoded by the coding sequence ATGAACACAGTATCTGAAAGCATCGTAAAAGATATGGCGTTGGCGCACAACGGCCATCTGAAAATTGATTGGGTAAAAGAACACATGCCTGTCTTAAACCGCATTCGTGAGCGCTTTGAAAAAGAGCAGCCGTTTGCAGGCCTGAAAGTTGCGATCTCCTTGCACTTGGAAGCAAAAACAGCTTATCTGGCAAAAGTAGTTCAAGCTGGTGGCGCTGAAGTAACCATTACCGGTTCCAACCCGCTGTCCACGCAAGATGATATTTGTGCAGCATTGGTGGAAGACGGTATCCGCGTATTTGCGAAATACAATCCAGATCCTGCTGAATACAAAGAGCATCTGATCAAAACGCTGGAAACTCGTCCTGACCTGATCATTGATGACGGTGGCGACCTGATTACTATTTTGCATAGCGAGCGCCGTGATCTGCTGTCTCAAGTGCGCGGTGGTGCAGAAGAAACGACAACAGGTATTTTGCGCCTGAAAGCGTTGGAGAAAGAAGGCAAGCTGGAGTTCCCAATGGTTGCCGTAAACGATGCATTCTGCAAATACTTGTTCGACAACCGCTATGGTACTGGTCAATCCGTATGGGATGGTATCAACCGTACAACAAACCTCGTTGTTGCTGGTAAAACAGTTGTGGTAGCTGGCTATGGCTGGTGCGGTAAAGGTGTAGCAATGCGTGCAAAAGGTTTGGGCGCAAAAGTAATCGTAACCGAAATCGACCCAATCAAAGCGGTAGAAGCTTACATGGATGGATTTGAAGTAATGCCAATGCTCGAAGCTGCGAAGCATGGTGACTACTTCGTAACAGTGACAGGTAACCGCGATATCATCAGCAAAGAGCATTTTGCTGTGATGAAAGATGGCGCAATCTTGTCCAACGCAGGTCACTTCGATGTCGAAGTAAACAAGGTTGACCTGAATGCCATGTCGACTTCTTCCCGTATTGTGCGTAAAGATATTGAAGAATTTGTCTTGACTGATGGTCGAAAAGTGTATCTGCTCGCAGAAGGCCGCCTCGTGAACCTGGCTGCTGGTGACGGACATCCGGCTGAAATCATGGATATGACCTTTGCTTTGCAAGCGGTATCCTTGGCTTATGTCAATGAACAGTACAAAAACATTGGCAAAAAAGTGCTGAACGTACCATTCGAGTTGGATCAAATGGTGGCTCAGTACAAATTAGAAGCTCTGAACATCGGAATCGACAAATTGACAGATGCGCAAAAATCCTACTTGGAAAGCTGGGTCGAATAG
- a CDS encoding LysR family transcriptional regulator has product MQTFREVAKCQSFTRAAEVLGYAQSSVTTQIQNLESEFGVSLFERWGKKIRLTHAGEVLLGYSEQLQAVLDEAKANLSEQAQLAGTLRIGTVESLAAFYLPPYLQKFRLEQPRMRIMLAPGICQDLRQGVKEGKFDFAFVLDWLQDQSELENVVLGEEKLVVVAAPTHPLVKKEKVETHDFTGETWIFTEKGCSYRGMMESVLREAGATVESSFEFGSLEAIKQCVAYDLGIALLPKIVVQEEVKNGTLVILSFSHPDIRVFRQLVYHKKKWMPQALLRFLELLTVETAERKLPLIGK; this is encoded by the coding sequence TTGCAAACCTTCCGTGAAGTAGCAAAATGCCAAAGCTTTACTCGTGCAGCAGAAGTGCTGGGTTACGCGCAGTCGAGTGTGACGACCCAAATTCAAAATCTGGAGTCGGAGTTCGGTGTCAGCCTATTCGAGCGTTGGGGCAAAAAGATCAGGCTTACCCATGCAGGCGAAGTGCTTCTAGGCTACAGCGAACAGCTACAAGCTGTATTAGATGAGGCAAAAGCGAATCTGTCAGAGCAAGCGCAACTGGCAGGAACGTTGCGTATCGGAACAGTGGAGTCATTGGCAGCCTTTTATTTACCTCCTTATTTGCAAAAATTCCGCTTGGAGCAGCCGCGTATGCGGATCATGCTTGCACCGGGTATCTGCCAAGACTTGAGGCAGGGAGTAAAGGAAGGAAAGTTCGATTTCGCTTTTGTGCTCGATTGGCTACAAGATCAATCTGAGCTGGAAAATGTCGTTTTAGGTGAGGAAAAACTAGTTGTTGTTGCTGCCCCTACCCATCCGCTTGTGAAAAAAGAGAAGGTAGAAACCCATGATTTTACCGGAGAAACCTGGATTTTTACAGAAAAGGGATGCAGTTACCGCGGGATGATGGAATCGGTGTTACGTGAAGCCGGCGCCACCGTGGAATCTTCTTTTGAATTTGGCAGTCTGGAAGCGATTAAACAATGCGTTGCCTATGATTTAGGAATTGCGTTACTTCCGAAAATTGTCGTACAAGAAGAAGTAAAAAATGGTACACTAGTAATACTCTCGTTTTCCCATCCGGATATCCGTGTTTTCCGACAGTTGGTCTACCATAAAAAGAAATGGATGCCGCAGGCTTTGTTGCGCTTTTTGGAGCTACTTACGGTAGAAACCGCGGAGCGTAAACTACCGCTAATAGGAAAATAA
- a CDS encoding S-layer homology domain-containing protein: protein MQITLQQIGKKATLLVVSLSVLLTGIATVGMKKADAREEYVANSPAFIDTNGHWAAKEIGIATKKGLIKGFPDGTFKPEQTVTQEQFLSLIERVIPSFTGHEPESYIKETYLQAAAGRWSEKTYHHLASAGIMPSGKPTESMTRLEAARTLLAAIGHQSEGEKYRGTTAKFFTDLSVENETQVMTVYPAYKMGILAGFPDGSFRPDDKINRAQAVVLLNRLETKIDELYPGNVSESEKKAMTQAVSSFVGDVMDKQKIRRYDDLVAYVKKNNLAVSESFLREHFSFMQYEVYDYVRFPQFNELMYFAKIGMNKYRMTIQYYAGDLGGSVDRTFYLTSSDGKTFRLIGKDE from the coding sequence ATGCAGATTACATTACAACAAATCGGGAAAAAAGCCACTCTACTAGTTGTTAGCTTGTCGGTTTTATTGACGGGCATAGCAACCGTAGGAATGAAAAAGGCCGACGCACGGGAAGAATACGTGGCCAATTCCCCTGCATTTATCGACACAAATGGACATTGGGCGGCAAAGGAAATAGGGATTGCTACCAAAAAAGGATTGATCAAAGGTTTTCCCGACGGAACCTTTAAGCCAGAGCAAACGGTGACGCAAGAACAGTTTTTATCCCTGATTGAACGCGTCATACCTTCCTTCACAGGCCATGAGCCTGAAAGCTATATCAAAGAGACCTACTTGCAGGCTGCTGCGGGACGTTGGTCGGAAAAAACCTATCACCATTTAGCTTCAGCGGGTATTATGCCATCCGGGAAACCGACGGAAAGCATGACACGGTTGGAAGCGGCAAGAACCTTGCTGGCGGCCATCGGGCATCAATCAGAAGGGGAAAAATATCGGGGAACGACTGCAAAATTTTTCACGGATCTTTCGGTCGAAAATGAAACACAGGTGATGACGGTCTACCCTGCCTACAAAATGGGGATTTTGGCAGGCTTTCCAGATGGAAGCTTTCGTCCTGATGACAAAATCAACAGAGCACAGGCAGTCGTCCTGTTAAATCGTTTGGAAACAAAAATCGATGAGCTGTACCCTGGCAACGTATCGGAGAGCGAGAAAAAGGCAATGACACAAGCAGTCTCGTCATTTGTAGGTGACGTGATGGATAAGCAAAAGATTCGTCGCTATGATGACTTGGTCGCGTATGTAAAGAAAAACAATCTCGCTGTGAGCGAATCATTTTTACGCGAGCATTTTTCGTTTATGCAGTATGAAGTGTATGATTATGTCCGGTTTCCGCAGTTTAATGAGCTGATGTACTTTGCCAAAATCGGAATGAATAAATATAGAATGACGATTCAATATTACGCAGGAGATTTGGGCGGAAGTGTTGATCGTACGTTTTACCTCACCTCCAGTGATGGCAAAACGTTTCGGCTGATTGGAAAAGATGAATAA
- the ftsL gene encoding cell division protein FtsL, with the protein MSYYYRGNLAMELEQQSRSVTKTTKRTVRIKPTIPTGEKLLYLLFISLTVVGLGLVGVRYSQISQLNYEIQTTKHENRVTAEKNATLKLQIEQMTNRDRLQKEAEKQGMVYNPAAVHTIGNPEVQANLPKPQPKKP; encoded by the coding sequence ATGAGTTATTACTACCGAGGGAATTTAGCTATGGAGCTGGAACAACAATCCCGCTCTGTAACGAAAACAACAAAGCGCACGGTCCGAATCAAGCCAACGATTCCGACCGGAGAAAAATTGCTGTATCTCTTATTTATCTCGTTAACCGTCGTCGGCTTGGGTCTAGTGGGTGTCCGCTACTCGCAAATTTCCCAGTTGAATTACGAAATCCAGACCACCAAACATGAAAACCGTGTGACGGCAGAAAAAAATGCAACGTTGAAATTGCAAATTGAACAAATGACCAACCGGGATCGCCTGCAAAAAGAAGCAGAGAAGCAGGGGATGGTATACAATCCAGCAGCTGTACATACGATCGGGAACCCAGAAGTACAGGCGAATCTGCCAAAACCACAACCCAAAAAACCTTAA
- the mraZ gene encoding division/cell wall cluster transcriptional repressor MraZ encodes MFMGEYQHSIDEKGRLTIPAKFREGLGTSFVITRGLDQCLFAYPQDEWKQLEERLKSLPFTKADARAFTRFFFSGATECEWDKQGRVNIPPNLREHAGMQKECVIIGVSNRVEVWSKERWEDYFAQSEGSFGEIAEKLVDFNL; translated from the coding sequence GTGTTCATGGGGGAATATCAGCACAGCATCGACGAAAAAGGCCGCCTGACGATCCCAGCCAAATTCCGTGAAGGGCTCGGTACTTCCTTTGTGATTACCCGCGGTCTGGACCAATGTTTGTTTGCTTATCCGCAAGATGAGTGGAAACAACTAGAGGAAAGACTTAAGTCTCTCCCATTTACAAAAGCAGATGCTCGCGCATTTACACGATTTTTCTTTTCAGGTGCCACCGAATGTGAGTGGGACAAGCAGGGAAGGGTAAACATACCACCCAATTTACGTGAGCATGCAGGCATGCAAAAAGAATGTGTGATCATCGGGGTATCAAACCGTGTAGAGGTATGGAGCAAGGAACGCTGGGAAGATTATTTTGCCCAGTCAGAAGGCTCTTTTGGAGAAATTGCCGAAAAACTGGTTGATTTTAATTTGTAG
- a CDS encoding penicillin-binding protein yields the protein MEWKRKVNWRILMVALCTILIFSTLSFRIYWLQTVKATEIMGTAQEQWDREQVLKPKRGAIYDRNGEILAYNGKAYTVNAKLKPRNDKDEDFVKDPYYTANMLAPILNAPVPELVKNLTKPNKVVELGRFGLKISEEQKNRILNLQYPTLPSGEKLKKNQLPGIYLTETTRRVYPNNAFASHVIGYLDLYDEPKMGIELQFNDKLAGQKGHIAYQKDRAGYQLPDGEGEYTPAIDGVDVYLTIDRQIQDYVEQALDKVEQQYKPQGMTVVVADPQTGEILAMGNRSTFNPNTYYNGIENYNNHAVTTMFEPGSTFKIITLAAAIEEKMFNQNETYQSGAYTIKGQIPIRDHNNGAGWGTISFLEGVQRSSNVLFVKLGYERLKLEGLKKYFKKFGMGQKTGIELPYEKEGNLINLYKPQSPRDWAATTYGQAATVTAIQQVAAVGAIANGGELLKPHILKEMRDPHTGAVVERTQREVVDRVVSEATAKQTRDILGKVVSEKPGTGTLYQIEGYQVAGKTGTAQKYNPNNGKILDGRYVVSFIGFAPKDNPKLLVYVVIDDPKTDAWYALWGQMMLAPMFTTIMERSLQYLQQQPDLSVVNSTKKPTPKKEVQAALASSPATQKTLPKFEGMSTTAAQLRAKQDNLTVTVAGTGTKIVKQYPEAYNQVVPGEQIILVTDRVNGTKMPDFKGKSLRDVMEFTSLINLAVKSSGTGFVSQQSIPPGTVLQGTELLQVTLQSVSEPPVPATPPSSQEGSTVPATTTPNNTGASPPTNPAGGNNPAPPSSGQQTGQGGAAQPPASGQATPPDKPGGQSPQTPTTP from the coding sequence ATGGAATGGAAGCGAAAAGTAAATTGGCGAATTCTCATGGTAGCCTTATGTACGATTTTGATTTTTTCGACGTTGAGTTTTCGAATCTACTGGCTTCAGACTGTCAAAGCTACCGAAATCATGGGGACGGCTCAAGAGCAGTGGGACAGGGAGCAAGTCTTGAAGCCGAAGCGCGGGGCGATCTATGATCGAAACGGCGAGATTTTGGCGTATAACGGTAAGGCATACACGGTAAACGCAAAACTGAAGCCACGCAATGATAAAGACGAAGATTTTGTGAAAGATCCGTACTACACAGCGAATATGCTGGCTCCTATTTTGAATGCGCCGGTTCCTGAATTAGTGAAGAATTTGACTAAGCCGAACAAAGTCGTGGAATTGGGACGCTTCGGGCTAAAGATCAGTGAAGAGCAAAAGAACCGAATTCTAAATTTGCAATATCCGACACTGCCAAGTGGTGAGAAGCTCAAAAAGAATCAGCTCCCAGGAATCTATTTGACTGAAACGACTCGCCGGGTTTATCCGAATAATGCCTTCGCTTCCCATGTGATCGGTTATCTTGATTTGTATGATGAACCGAAAATGGGGATCGAGCTGCAATTTAACGATAAATTGGCTGGCCAAAAGGGACATATTGCCTACCAAAAGGATCGTGCAGGCTACCAGCTGCCGGACGGAGAAGGAGAGTACACTCCGGCAATAGACGGCGTAGATGTATATCTTACGATTGATCGCCAGATACAGGATTATGTAGAACAAGCCCTTGATAAGGTGGAGCAGCAGTACAAGCCGCAGGGCATGACGGTCGTTGTAGCCGACCCGCAAACGGGCGAGATATTGGCGATGGGCAACCGCTCGACGTTTAATCCGAATACGTACTACAACGGGATTGAAAACTACAACAACCATGCGGTCACCACAATGTTTGAGCCGGGCTCTACGTTTAAGATTATTACGCTGGCGGCAGCGATTGAAGAAAAAATGTTTAATCAGAATGAAACCTATCAATCAGGTGCTTACACCATCAAGGGGCAGATTCCGATCCGCGACCACAACAATGGTGCCGGTTGGGGAACCATCAGCTTTTTAGAAGGGGTTCAGCGATCGAGTAACGTATTGTTCGTTAAGTTGGGTTATGAACGGTTGAAGCTGGAGGGTCTAAAGAAATACTTCAAAAAATTCGGGATGGGTCAAAAAACCGGAATTGAGCTTCCTTACGAAAAAGAAGGAAATTTAATCAACCTGTATAAACCTCAGTCACCGCGTGACTGGGCTGCAACAACGTATGGTCAAGCAGCGACGGTTACGGCGATCCAGCAGGTTGCCGCTGTGGGGGCGATCGCGAATGGAGGAGAGCTTCTAAAACCTCATATTTTAAAAGAAATGCGTGATCCTCACACAGGAGCCGTTGTCGAACGCACGCAACGTGAGGTTGTGGATCGGGTCGTAAGCGAAGCGACTGCAAAACAGACACGCGACATTTTGGGCAAGGTTGTCTCAGAAAAACCTGGAACTGGTACACTATATCAGATCGAAGGGTATCAAGTCGCAGGAAAGACGGGAACTGCACAAAAATATAATCCTAACAATGGGAAAATTTTGGATGGTCGTTACGTGGTTTCCTTCATCGGTTTTGCGCCAAAAGACAATCCGAAGTTGTTAGTTTATGTTGTCATTGACGATCCGAAAACAGATGCATGGTATGCATTGTGGGGCCAAATGATGCTTGCGCCGATGTTTACAACTATCATGGAGCGCAGCCTGCAATATTTGCAGCAGCAGCCTGATCTGTCGGTAGTTAATAGTACTAAAAAACCGACGCCGAAAAAAGAAGTACAGGCAGCGCTGGCATCCTCACCAGCTACACAGAAGACATTGCCTAAGTTTGAAGGGATGTCCACGACAGCCGCACAATTGCGGGCGAAGCAGGACAATTTGACGGTCACGGTAGCCGGAACAGGTACGAAAATCGTCAAACAGTATCCCGAAGCTTATAATCAGGTCGTTCCAGGTGAACAGATCATCCTTGTAACGGACAGGGTAAACGGAACGAAGATGCCTGACTTCAAAGGAAAATCATTGCGGGACGTCATGGAGTTCACCTCTTTGATCAATCTCGCAGTGAAATCGAGTGGAACTGGCTTCGTCAGCCAACAAAGTATTCCTCCGGGAACGGTGCTCCAGGGTACAGAGCTGCTTCAGGTGACGCTGCAATCCGTGTCGGAACCACCTGTACCGGCAACACCTCCTTCTAGTCAGGAGGGCAGCACAGTGCCTGCTACAACAACGCCAAACAATACAGGAGCGAGTCCTCCTACAAATCCAGCAGGAGGAAATAATCCGGCTCCACCATCTTCTGGTCAGCAAACCGGGCAAGGTGGAGCAGCACAGCCGCCAGCTTCTGGACAGGCAACACCTCCTGACAAACCAGGAGGCCAATCACCGCAAACACCGACAACTCCATAG
- a CDS encoding APC family permease, with translation MGKLSTQAPGLAKTLRLPQIVALYIGAVIGSGVLLIPGLAAEKAGPASILAWLVMSILVLPMAITMGLLSARYPSSGGVSTFVRTAYGDRFGNMVGWFFLLSVPIGAPILSVTGANYIAILLNWSESQVYVAAGLLLLAVLMMNVVGLHVAARVQTVVVSLIITILILAVVASIPHASVTHFTPFLPNGWLSVVQAAGLMFWCFIGWEAVTHLSEEFVDPAKNAIRGVLWSAGIVALLYFAVAFMTVATHSYGGGISAASLSVMVQLSLGPIGGWIVAVTALFICIATANAYIGAASRIAYSLAQEKIAPRWFGTLHAKYRTPTGGLLFLSLCFVVVLGVLYFDVIDLSRLIELPNATFFATYIGGCLAGVRLLHNSRVGRIASWTSLVCTVGLYPFLGWSALYPLLIALVLFICQKRHT, from the coding sequence ATGGGGAAATTATCCACGCAAGCCCCCGGTCTAGCTAAAACTCTGCGACTTCCACAGATCGTCGCCTTATACATCGGGGCTGTGATCGGTTCCGGCGTATTGCTCATCCCTGGACTCGCAGCTGAGAAGGCTGGCCCTGCTTCCATTTTAGCTTGGCTCGTCATGTCTATTCTCGTCCTGCCCATGGCCATTACGATGGGGCTGTTATCTGCTCGTTATCCGAGCTCAGGCGGAGTCTCTACATTTGTACGGACAGCGTACGGAGATCGATTCGGAAACATGGTTGGCTGGTTCTTTCTCTTATCTGTCCCGATTGGCGCACCGATTCTGAGTGTGACAGGGGCCAACTACATTGCCATCCTGCTGAACTGGAGTGAGTCGCAAGTATATGTGGCGGCTGGTCTGCTTCTTCTCGCTGTCCTTATGATGAATGTTGTAGGCTTGCATGTAGCTGCACGTGTCCAAACCGTTGTTGTCTCGCTGATTATCACGATTTTGATTTTGGCCGTTGTCGCCAGCATTCCACATGCCTCCGTCACTCACTTTACCCCTTTTTTGCCAAACGGTTGGCTAAGTGTCGTGCAAGCAGCAGGTCTAATGTTCTGGTGCTTCATTGGGTGGGAAGCCGTGACGCATCTCTCAGAGGAATTCGTCGATCCTGCAAAAAACGCGATTCGCGGTGTTTTGTGGAGTGCGGGAATCGTCGCTCTCTTGTATTTTGCCGTAGCCTTTATGACTGTGGCTACGCATAGCTACGGAGGCGGTATCTCGGCTGCCTCGCTCAGTGTCATGGTTCAACTCTCCTTAGGACCGATCGGCGGGTGGATTGTAGCTGTAACCGCCTTGTTCATTTGTATCGCAACAGCCAACGCTTACATTGGAGCTGCGTCGCGCATCGCCTATTCGTTGGCCCAAGAAAAGATCGCTCCTCGCTGGTTTGGCACTCTCCACGCAAAATACCGGACACCAACCGGCGGACTTCTGTTTCTCTCCCTTTGTTTTGTCGTCGTTCTTGGCGTACTCTATTTCGACGTGATCGACTTGTCGAGACTCATCGAGCTGCCCAATGCTACCTTTTTTGCGACTTACATCGGCGGGTGTCTAGCTGGAGTCCGGCTCTTGCACAATAGTCGCGTAGGCAGAATCGCTTCCTGGACTTCTCTCGTGTGTACAGTAGGACTCTATCCTTTTTTGGGGTGGTCCGCTCTCTATCCGCTTTTGATTGCACTCGTGCTTTTTATCTGCCAAAAACGTCATACCTGA
- a CDS encoding stage V sporulation protein D, with translation MRVSNATVRRRIFIILIVGVVLYSALVTRLGYVQLIEGPKLSQMSDELLKREIKFQPNRGRILDRSGNELVTNMTVPTLVSVGAQIKDPKETARQLAVILEQKEEDVFRAITKKAMSNNQIPGGRKLSVEKARKIQELNLPGIYLAGDTKRFYPNGTMAAHILGFTGIDNQGLTGLEKIYDPFLMGTEGHISFPSDAKGRVLPGGTEDYVAPVNGMDMYLTLDSAIQSFIERELDQAVVAYQPDDVLAIAMNPKTGEILGMGSRPTFQPDAYRDYPSEVYNRNLPIWKTYEPGSTFKIVTLAAALNEGVINLNEGFYDPGFINVAGKRLRCWKRQGHGQETMLEVVENSCNPGFVTMGQRLQKERLFDYIKKFGFGQKTGIDLIGEENGLLFNLKKVGPVELGTTSFGQGVSVTPIQQMAAVSAAINGGKLMKPFVAKEWRDSVTHDVVARTLPTEVRQVITEETSAKVRHALESVVAQGTGNKAFIEGYRVGGKTGTAQKVKNGRYVDGEYIVSFIGFAPADDPQLVVYFAVDNPKALAFGGLIAAPSVKSIMESSLQHLNVPKRKDGIPKEINKALGERAPIEVPNMVGQSMRDVVTTYDTLPLVVSGKGQYVIQQSPAPGVKIDEGGKIRIYLGDKSTN, from the coding sequence TTGCGGGTATCCAATGCTACTGTACGCCGTCGCATTTTTATCATCTTGATTGTAGGAGTCGTTTTGTATTCGGCACTTGTCACCCGTTTGGGTTATGTTCAATTGATAGAAGGACCGAAACTCTCGCAGATGTCAGATGAACTTCTCAAACGGGAGATTAAATTTCAGCCCAATCGTGGTCGCATTTTAGACAGAAGCGGAAATGAGCTCGTGACGAATATGACCGTACCTACACTGGTATCGGTAGGGGCGCAAATCAAAGACCCGAAAGAAACAGCGAGACAGCTCGCCGTCATTTTGGAGCAAAAAGAAGAAGATGTATTTCGTGCCATTACGAAAAAAGCAATGAGCAACAACCAGATTCCGGGTGGAAGAAAACTGTCTGTTGAAAAGGCGAGGAAAATACAAGAATTGAATTTGCCAGGGATATACTTGGCAGGGGATACGAAGCGTTTTTACCCGAACGGAACGATGGCAGCCCATATACTTGGTTTCACAGGCATTGACAATCAAGGGTTGACAGGTCTTGAAAAAATTTATGATCCCTTCTTGATGGGGACCGAGGGACATATCTCATTTCCGTCAGATGCCAAAGGGCGCGTACTGCCAGGTGGAACCGAAGACTACGTAGCACCCGTGAATGGGATGGACATGTATTTAACACTCGACAGTGCCATCCAATCGTTTATCGAACGCGAGCTGGATCAGGCAGTAGTCGCTTATCAGCCAGATGATGTTCTGGCGATCGCGATGAATCCAAAGACAGGGGAAATATTGGGGATGGGGAGTCGCCCGACTTTTCAACCGGATGCGTACAGAGACTATCCTTCTGAGGTGTACAATAGAAATCTCCCTATCTGGAAAACATACGAGCCTGGTTCCACATTCAAGATTGTGACACTGGCCGCTGCTTTAAACGAAGGCGTTATCAATCTGAACGAAGGCTTCTACGATCCGGGATTCATAAACGTGGCAGGGAAGCGATTGCGTTGCTGGAAGCGTCAGGGGCATGGACAGGAAACGATGCTGGAAGTGGTAGAGAATTCTTGTAACCCTGGCTTCGTGACGATGGGCCAGCGACTGCAAAAAGAACGACTTTTTGACTACATCAAAAAATTTGGCTTCGGACAAAAGACAGGGATCGATTTGATCGGCGAAGAAAACGGGCTGTTATTTAACTTGAAAAAAGTGGGACCCGTAGAGCTGGGGACGACTTCTTTCGGTCAAGGGGTTTCGGTAACGCCGATCCAACAAATGGCTGCGGTCTCAGCCGCTATCAATGGTGGTAAACTTATGAAGCCGTTTGTCGCCAAAGAATGGCGGGATAGTGTGACACACGATGTGGTAGCGAGGACTTTGCCGACAGAGGTTCGACAGGTGATTACCGAGGAGACCTCGGCCAAAGTTCGGCATGCGCTGGAAAGTGTGGTCGCGCAAGGAACGGGAAATAAGGCATTTATTGAAGGGTATCGGGTAGGAGGTAAGACGGGAACCGCGCAAAAAGTAAAGAATGGCCGTTACGTCGATGGCGAATACATCGTTTCGTTTATCGGCTTTGCGCCGGCTGATGATCCACAGCTCGTCGTATATTTCGCTGTAGATAATCCGAAAGCACTGGCGTTTGGTGGATTGATTGCTGCCCCGAGTGTAAAAAGTATCATGGAATCCTCCCTTCAGCATTTGAATGTACCCAAACGAAAAGATGGCATCCCCAAGGAAATTAACAAAGCACTGGGAGAACGGGCGCCAATCGAAGTACCAAACATGGTCGGACAATCCATGAGAGACGTAGTGACAACGTATGATACTCTGCCGCTAGTCGTTTCAGGTAAAGGTCAGTACGTCATCCAGCAGTCCCCAGCACCTGGAGTAAAAATTGATGAGGGCGGAAAAATTCGCATATACCTTGGTGACAAATCGACCAATTAG